Part of the Zingiber officinale cultivar Zhangliang chromosome 6A, Zo_v1.1, whole genome shotgun sequence genome, TACCAAGTTTTGCAGCAAAAAGATTTGGGCAGCCATCAAGATTCTTTATCACGTTACAATTAACATTAGGCATACTTATATACCATTTACCATCATCATAATAAATCCATGCTCGTCCTGACTATTCAAGGTCAAACCCAAGTGAACATACCATTGATGCCTAACTCACTAGTGAAACAAAGTAGAACCATATGTGCTGAATTGTTTTAACTAGAAATTCTGAGAGATGAAATTTTAGTCAGACAAAAATTACTAGTAGCAACTAAAAGAGGGAACCGAGATTAAAGGCAATTGGTTCTTCAAAATGATTACTGAATCCTGCTTGTCGACCATGAAAACAAGACAAATAACAACAGTTATGCTAGCAGAACTCGACTTCTTGCTTCCAGAACATTTGTAGACCTTCTAGAGACATGAGATAATTATTAATCATACCATTAAGCCAATGAGTGAGACTTCAGCCAATAAGTAGTTACAACATCTAAAAGTAGATAACTAAAAGCTCATAGAAATAAAGTAGAGGTTGTAAGAGAAAGCTAAAATAACTCCAACCTCCATCCAGTTCATAAAATAGTGAAGTATAAAGGAAATATTAACTGTGAATTAATAATGGCCACAATTTATAATGGCTGTTTATATTTGTGAATTATGTAACATGCAATTCTCCAAGCTTAATATTCTTCTTAAATAAATAAGATAGAAGTCAAATTACTATACATTCACGTGCAATAGCAAAGCCAGTCAACTAAGCAAAAAAAAATAACCGATTACAGTAATAGTTGCAGAATTCACACCTTTGGGGCAGTCATAGGGTACTCTTGAGGCAGGAATAACTCAAGCTTAAAAATACctcctaaagaaagaagatagaaataggaaataaagagatagtttaaaaaaaaaaaaaaaaacatgcaacTTAGGCTTACAATGTCTTGGATATAAGCGTAGTTGCTATTTGAAAAAATTGAAACTCAAAAAACATATTCAGATCTGCTTGTTGCTTGTTAATAGGGAAATGCAAGAATCAACTAACAAATCTCTAGCTTACAAAATAAGTTTCATTACATTAAACATtgcattaaaaaataaatcttctgTGTACCAAACAAATGACCACCAAACATTTTGTCAATGCATTGGCATATATAAGTTATGGTATAAGAGTCACTAATGAAGTTATCTTTCAAGAAAATAAACAATTAATCAGTACATTCATTTAAGCATAACAATCCAagaattctgattttttttttcatccaaaTAGAAATAAGATTGATAAAAGGATCCATAATAAAGTCCTTTCCTTTAGCAGATTAGTTATATAAATTCTCAAAACTCTAGAGACTTGGAAGACAATTAGAGTCTAAAAGAAAGCTTGTCCTAGTAAGAAAGTAATTATCATATCATATTTTTGAAACCCATGATATGCATTTACAGCCAACATCTTCAAAAATGTTCATATATGGGAAGAATAGCCAGAAATATAACAAAGTTGACAAACACGTACAAGTTGAAGACCATAATGGACGTATGAATTATAACAAAATATATGAAAAGTGGCAATTCACATATTGAAGCATGCCCCCAAAAGAAACAGCCAAGAATTCCGCTAATAATTAGttgcatatatattttttaatagatgAAACAAAAAAAGAAGAACTTAAAAGAGAGCTTGAACAGGTAAACAGCTCATCTACGAGCAAATAACCTTCGTAAGGAGACTGTGCTGGCCCAAGGATCATCACATTGAAGTAGCGCATGTTCTCCTCCGACGGTGATGCACTAATGCCAGGAGCTGAAAACATACAGATGATGGAGTCAGCCAGTAGACAAAGTAATCGTAAGACAGCAAAATGAAAATGTTCAACAGATTCCCCCAAAATGCCAAGAGGTAATGTCCCAAAATAAGAAACACCATCCCTATGGTACCAAAAATCTATAATTCGCGAATTTATAAGACGACTCCACCAAGGGATAacagaaacagaaaaaaaatattaGCAATGGAAAGAAAATACCTGGCTCGCTGAGTAATCTCTGGGTTTCCTATTTGAACGAGGCATTAAGAAAACATAAAAGAAAAAGATCAGACCTAGGAACCCGATGTTGGGGGCAAAGGGAGAAGAAATTAGGAGGCGAAaacgaagaagagaaaaagaaaccttgaTGATTCTGGGAGGAAGATTGCTGCTCCCCATGCCTGATCAAGATTAGGGTTCTTCGAGTCGCAGGAGAAACAGAAAACGGCTTTGCAACAGGCACCTTGCTCAATTACAAGGGGAAACtagaaaaataaatactaaaatcattttagaaaaagagaaaaataaaaaatgtaaatgtGGCGAGATGGGCCGATCCAATCACATGCTACTAAAATTTAGTCAGTCTACTAGATGACGTGGATTATTCACGAATTATCATTGGTACAACCTTAATGTGAGGATCCTGCACCCAACACGAGTCCAATGCCCAGCACGGGCCTAGCCCGGTTGGACCATTTTATATTACGAATGAAAAAAAcccaaaaataatattatatatatatattctaaaatTATATActtttaagaaataaaaataatataatataaaagaaaaaaagaaaaaatatttatatttataatttaaatttggcCTTTCACATAGTTCGCTTATGTATCTTCCTTAAAAAGGATTAGAATCAAAATAATTCTATCTTATATTTCTCATACTGAAGCTCCGTGAGGATGAAATAAAGGTACTTTTCTGCTATTAAGATTTGAATCTGACGCTATGATCTCACTTTAGTTTTGTAAATGACTCCAACATCTTGTCAATCCTCTGGTTCCATTTATTCAATATTTTGGAGAAGCTTTTGTGAAGCTATTTAATGGAATTAGAACTAAATTTTTTGGACTGGATGTCGAACTAGTTCACATAATGACTGATATTAATAAAGAAGATATAATGCTTCTTAATTATAAAGAAGGTAGAAGAAGAAAGAGGCATTTACAGTGCAGATTGTGAACAAACTCAAAAGAAATATACACTAGACCAATAGAGGACACAAATCTTCGAAGATAATGCTTGATACAGAGCGACATATTCATATCCACGTGGTTTTCAAGAGGAGAAAGACATTTTTTGTTACAATGTAATCAATAATTGAGGAAACTTGACAACTGACAAACATGAAAAACTCTCACTAAATCCCATTAACACGATATAAGCCCAAACTGTCAAGTGGTAACTGGTAACAGCAATTCCATCATGCCATTTCAACACTCAAGGCTTCTTTACCAAATTGTTGTACATAGTAAACAGAGTGTGGAAGACATCTCCCTTCTTCTTATCTTTTGAAGCTTTTGTAGCATCATTTTCTTGAGCCTCCAAAGGTGCAGGATTTTCTTGGGGAGTAGCAATGATGGTGGTGGCTTCTTGGTCATTAGGTTCTTTAACTATGGCATCAATCTCTTGAGCCTCCACTTGAACTTTTGCTTCTGAATCCTCTGGTTCCACGTTTGCCTCAGAAAGTGCAGCATTTTCGATGATGATGGCTTCAGGGTCTTTAGGTTTATCAAATGCAGCATCCTTGTCTTCATCGTTGGTTAAATCTTGGGGAGTGACAACAACAGTGTCTTGAGGATTAGCGGGCGTTGTTTCATCGGTTATTTCATGATCCATCACTCCTGTATTTTCTTCTGCAGGTTCTGATGCAAGTGTGTGAGTCTCTGAGACAACATTCTCATCATTTTTGAGCGCATCCCCCTTTTGAGCCTCCGACGCGTCATTCTTATTGGATTCATCAACCTCTTTGCTCTGCAAGTAAGTCCGGTAAACTTTATTTAGTACAATCAATTTGGAACttgttattttttgtaaaattaatcTATTTAGACAACAATAGAATGATCTGAAGCATTTGGATAGATATATGTGTCTGTCTGGTTATGTTGGAACATAGATTGAATGCATGATTAAAAGACTGCAGAGAGCTGGATGTACCTTGAGCAGGGGCTCGTGCTCCGGCGAGGTGCTTTTGGCGGTAGcggccgcctcctcctcctccttgtaGGCATAGCCGTCGACGGATGAACCGTTCATTGACGGTAGCTTCTCCAGCGGCAGGGGAGCGTCGTCGAGTGCCAGGGGCTTCGCTGCGCAATTTCCCATGGCTGCCTCGCCTGACGATGTTCCTGCACTAGATAGCCGGTtataggaagaggaggaggaggcgagGATGAGcggagtttgcaactgctccttGACGGAATTTAAAGGGCGATGAATTGATCGATTAAGAGAACGCTGTCCGCTTCTCCCTCGTCGTTTGCTTTCCAGCGCAATTTGAGGACCGAGAATTAATTAGCATACGAAACCAACGATTAAAATAAGCATATAAAGTCAAACTAATTATGCTTGAGTGCACGATAAGtataaaatacaaataaactGGATTGCTTTGATCTTATAGGTTACGTTATTTAtagtatttaatatatttttacatTATTGTATTGTATCTTGTATATGTGTTACATCCCGAAAAAAATTATATTGTTaaaataatttctcaaatcaAACGTGAGCAGGCTTCTCTTGGTCGGATATAAAAGCAGATCTCTCGGAGACTAATTTAATTTGCCACAAGCTGGTGATCGATTCAACCGAAATACATTGTTTTTGTGCAAGATACCTCCGAAGGCAGTAACTGATTAACAGCCGATTCAAAGACAGTGTCAGTAAGTACAGAAAACTCAGCAATGGTAGGACGTGAAGACCACCTCACTAATTTATCGagtttgatttcttttctttGGCCTGATCAGTTGAGCTAAGAGATCATCGCTGGCCATTGATCGCAAATTATACTAACAAATAATTACTCTATTAGCAAGATATCGTCGCTGAGATCATTACATATACTTGTATGAAGTTATACATGTATGCATATATTGTATTTCAGATTTTCAGTTGATCTTTCGGCAGTTCAACCTGATCTCTCCCATGCTCCCCGTGAGCGGAGAAATGCTCCCCATCTTCACCATCGCCTCCGCGAAGTCGGCGGCAAAAGCCGCCGGATTGTAGCCGTACATCTGCACCAGCCAATCCGTCGGGCCGTTGTTGAAGAGTTCCTGGTCGGAGTGCAGCAGCCCTCTACCAGCCATCAGGTTCTGGAAGTAGCCGCCATCGAATATGGTGGGGCTCGTGGCATCCAGGGGCGCAAGACTGTAATCGCCGCCCACACTCTGGCACTCCTGCCGCCGCCAATAGGCGAAACCGGTATCGATGTTGGTGTCGTTGTAGATGCGCGCGCGGAAGCTGCTGCAGCGGGCGTTGCCGACGGTGTGGGCGCCGGAGAGCGCCGTCAAGTCACGCAAGCTGAGCCCTTTGGACGCGAACATGGACGCGAGGGTGCTGATGCCGGCGGTGGCCGGCGGGAGGTTGGACCCGGCGGACGACAGGCTGGCCGTCCGCGCGTCCCGCCGACCCTGAGCCACGACCCAGCTCGGTCCCCCCAACTGGTGTAATTAATTGGTGAATTAACTGACCGATTAAATTAAAAGACACAATTTAATGGAATCTAAGACGAGTACCAAATTGACTCCATCACGGGCGGCGATGGCGAGAATGTCAGCGCAGGAGACGACGGCTCCGCATTGTGATTCCACTTGCGCCTTGATGGAGTCGATGAGTACGAAGCCGCGCAGGGAGTTGCGATTTGGGGGAGCGTTCTTCTCTCCGACCATTGTCGGCGTGTCGTCGAGAAGCACAGAGGCGTCGCATCCCTGGGAAGAGTGTGACGGAGaatatgattaaaattgaaagcaTAGTATGAAGTACTGTTCGACTACAGTGCTGCCCATAATTCCAGACTGGAAAGATGCTGTACGATCCTTCCCGACACGAAGCAATAGTAATAATGATGTTCAATATATCAATCAGGATAAATTGAATGATTATATTCCTTCttgatttttaaaaccaattagGATCATTGTTGGTATTAGCATGAACTCAATTGAAGGCATGTAACCTTAATATACATAGAATGTGTAGGCTCACGTTGACGAAGCAGTCATGGAAGAAGAGGCGAAGCATGGAAGCGCCGATCGTGGCATCCTGCGCGACCGCCTGCGTCATGGCTGACCGGACGATGCTCTCCAAGATGGGGCAGCTTTGTGCGTAGAACGAAGGCGACAACTGCGCATGAACCAGCACCACTGCACCACTGCAAGCGAGCATGCAGAGCACTGCAGCCACGAAGGTTTGGGAACGCGACGCCATGATTCAGTTATTCCACCAGATGGAGCGAGCATTCCCTAATCGAGAGGCAAATATATATATGAAAGAAGAATGTAAACTTTATCACTTTCCCATCATTGTATCTGTAGATGCAAGTAatattattcatatatatatatcagaTTTATCGAAACAAACATTTACGTACGTTATTTTCTTTATCTCGTTCCTTTtgcatgcatatatatatatatatatgtttcatTTCCTAGCTCCTATAAATACTTACAATCATCTCTGGATCTTTGTAGTAAATCTAGTTGTAAGCAGTTGTCGGCTTCGATCCGTACGTGATGTTAACCTGTCCATGGGCTTGGACTGGTGCTGATAATTGATCGAGCAGGCCACATGATCACACATCATTTGACAACTACATTGCACCTAACCTCCATGTAGTCTAAGCACTTCAATCAATCAAGGGAATATTATGAAATGTTATTAAATCATAACAAAAGATGATTATAATTATTGATCCCGtataaaaatgataataaaaagtAAATTGTCAGTGAGGTGTTATTGATATTGACTGAAAGAATACTTCAAGTTAGAAACCAAAAGGAAAAAGAGAGTGAGTTAGACCTCTGAAGAAGAGGGGAAATTATCTTTGTTGCTGGACGAGCTTGCGCAAAGTAAAAGAGTGATGGAGGATGTTAGAATTGAGACCGGGTTGCCCTGATCTTTCACCCCGATGCTCAAATCAATTTCTGGCGATATCTAAAATGGAAAAGATAAACAATATGTTAGAGAATGATGAAAAATGAATGTATGTAGCAAGGAGTATCCGGCGTACCTTGGCATGTGGGGATGGAGTTTTTATAGCACAAAGTAGTGATGTGTTACATCTATGGTTGTCAGGCGAGGTGATACATTTTTGACAAGATGTCATATTTACATTAAAGAATATGTCATGTCAAAGGTGTCAAAGAGTCATGTTACTCATATTTTGCACCATGAATATACTTGTGGGGATCACGCTATGTCACATATATTACTCCACGTGTTTTGACACTCATATGTTCTGACAACTCATGTATTTTAACAATCCATATATTCTGACAACCTATAGGAGGCCCATGTGTTTCCCTGGATATTTGGGTCTGGGAGAGGCGTCAGATCGAAATGGAGGTGAGTCAAAGCATCCGAGCTGCAAAGCTAGTTAAACATGAGCCATGGATTTTCAATTGGGGAGCTGAGCCCCTGGATAAGACCAATCGCAGACAGGTTAGCTTGGCTCGATTAGGAAGACTGGCAGGTCGGATGCTCTGCTCTGCTAGGAAGACTAGTGGATCAGATGCTCTACTCTGCTAGAAGATTAATGGATCAGCTTGACTTTGTCGAGAAAACTGACGGGTTGAATGCTCTGCTCTATCGGGAAAATTAGCAGGTCAGCTCTGTTCTGCCATGCAGACTAACGGATTGGCTCTCGTGGGTCGCCCTTGGAATATTGCTAGTGAGATCTGACGGATCGGCCCTAGCAGGTCAGCACTAGCAAGTCAGCTATGGAATGTTGCCAGTCGGATCTCTCTGATTGGCCCTTGTGGCTCAGTCTTGGTAGTTTGGCCCTAGAATGTTGTCGGTCAGATCTGATGGATCGGCCCTGGTTGCTTGGCCGTGGAATGTTGCCGGTCGGATCTAGCGGATTGATCCTTGCGGGTCAGCTGCTTTGCCAGGAAGACTGGTGGGTTGGATGTTATGCTTTTGCTAGGGAGACTGCGGGTCGGATGCTCTGCCTAGggctataaatgaaccaagcattcaTAAACAAGTTTGGTATTCAACTTGGTAagtgcttgtttatgttcgttcaatatacac contains:
- the LOC121997872 gene encoding ubiquitin-conjugating enzyme E2 36-like isoform X2, yielding MGSSNLPPRIIKETQRLLSEPAPGISASPSEENMRYFNVMILGPAQSPYEGGIFKLELFLPQEYPMTAPKLGRICLDILKDKWSPALQIRTVLLSIQALLSAPNPDDPLSENIAKHWKTNEAEAVETAREWTRLFASGA
- the LOC121994374 gene encoding uncharacterized protein LOC121994374; translation: MGNCAAKPLALDDAPLPLEKLPSMNGSSVDGYAYKEEEEAAATAKSTSPEHEPLLKSKEVDESNKNDASEAQKGDALKNDENVVSETHTLASEPAEENTGVMDHEITDETTPANPQDTVVVTPQDLTNDEDKDAAFDKPKDPEAIIIENAALSEANVEPEDSEAKVQVEAQEIDAIVKEPNDQEATTIIATPQENPAPLEAQENDATKASKDKKKGDVFHTLFTMYNNLVKKP
- the LOC121997873 gene encoding peroxidase P7-like, with product MASRSQTFVAAVLCMLACSGAVVLVHAQLSPSFYAQSCPILESIVRSAMTQAVAQDATIGASMLRLFFHDCFVNGCDASVLLDDTPTMVGEKNAPPNRNSLRGFVLIDSIKAQVESQCGAVVSCADILAIAARDGVNLLGGPSWVVAQGRRDARTASLSSAGSNLPPATAGISTLASMFASKGLSLRDLTALSGAHTVGNARCSSFRARIYNDTNIDTGFAYWRRQECQSVGGDYSLAPLDATSPTIFDGGYFQNLMAGRGLLHSDQELFNNGPTDWLVQMYGYNPAAFAADFAEAMVKMGSISPLTGSMGEIRLNCRKIN